A part of Maridesulfovibrio hydrothermalis AM13 = DSM 14728 genomic DNA contains:
- a CDS encoding OmpA/MotB family protein: MAKKKEEIIYVLAKAPSEPPPEDGLPPWMATFADMVTLLLCFFVLLLSFSNQDIANFESLKGSMAEAFGVQFQDKTGKKMPFSEQEYKASSMKAAAKKNLEALEVDIRAFVTAGKLQKLMAVNSDQQGVLVRVPSRAIFKPGTAEINPRSTKLLDKVANIMKKRNFNLVVRGHTDDRVTRNNVYSSNWELSAARAASCLRYILKKSGVSSNRMKAVGYAGTKPLVPNTSNRNRAINRRVEFYYQPPSDTW; encoded by the coding sequence GTGGCAAAGAAAAAAGAAGAAATAATATATGTTCTGGCTAAAGCCCCTTCCGAGCCGCCGCCGGAAGACGGGCTTCCGCCGTGGATGGCTACTTTTGCAGACATGGTTACTCTGCTGCTCTGCTTTTTTGTTCTGCTGCTTTCTTTTTCCAATCAGGATATTGCGAATTTTGAAAGTCTTAAAGGGTCAATGGCCGAAGCTTTCGGAGTTCAGTTTCAGGACAAAACCGGAAAGAAGATGCCCTTTTCAGAGCAGGAGTACAAAGCTTCATCTATGAAGGCTGCTGCTAAGAAGAATCTCGAAGCTCTTGAGGTCGATATACGGGCTTTTGTTACAGCGGGGAAGCTGCAAAAATTGATGGCGGTTAATTCAGATCAGCAGGGAGTTTTGGTCAGAGTCCCTTCCCGTGCTATTTTCAAGCCCGGAACGGCTGAGATCAATCCCCGTTCAACAAAGCTGCTGGATAAAGTTGCTAATATTATGAAGAAAAGAAATTTTAATCTGGTGGTAAGAGGGCATACCGATGACCGGGTTACCAGAAATAATGTCTATAGTTCAAATTGGGAGCTGTCAGCAGCCAGAGCAGCATCCTGCCTGCGGTATATTCTGAAGAAGTCCGGTGTTTCCTCCAACCGGATGAAGGCTGTGGGGTATGCCGGAACAAAGCCCCTTGTTCCCAATACATCCAATCGTAACAGGGCTATTAACCGCAGGGTAGAGTTTTATTATCAGCCTCCTTCTGACACGTGGTAA
- a CDS encoding MucR family transcriptional regulator, whose translation MEDHLKEALEIVKAQASVRTMTEEEITSMVQKLAAGIKKISEGMSDTSANDPVPPVDPKKAIREKSIICLESGKSFKVLTKRHLAKYDLTPDEYREKWGYAKKTPLVCKSLQRERRKKMKEMRLWEKRKKVVTPQEEQP comes from the coding sequence ATGGAAGACCATCTTAAAGAGGCCCTCGAAATAGTTAAAGCACAGGCCAGCGTAAGGACCATGACCGAAGAGGAAATAACCTCTATGGTCCAGAAACTTGCAGCAGGCATCAAAAAAATCAGCGAAGGCATGTCTGATACTTCGGCAAACGATCCGGTTCCTCCGGTTGACCCAAAAAAAGCAATCAGGGAAAAATCCATTATCTGTCTGGAATCTGGAAAGTCATTCAAAGTACTTACCAAGCGACATCTTGCTAAATACGACCTGACACCGGATGAATACCGTGAAAAATGGGGGTATGCCAAAAAAACACCTCTTGTCTGTAAATCACTGCAACGTGAACGCCGCAAAAAGATGAAAGAGATGCGTCTCTGGGAAAAACGTAAAAAAGTAGTCACGCCTCAGGAAGAACAACCCTAA
- a CDS encoding response regulator yields the protein MQNSILVLDDDIHVRESLVISLEDEEFDVFEAESSEEALNFLEKNHVDLIIVDLRLPGMNGTDFINAANVKWEKVKFIIYTGSPEFSIPFDLARIHNVSKSVFLKPLSSCDVMIDEIRSMLG from the coding sequence ATGCAGAACTCAATACTTGTTCTAGACGATGATATTCATGTCAGGGAAAGCCTTGTAATCAGTCTTGAGGATGAAGAGTTTGATGTTTTTGAGGCTGAAAGTTCGGAAGAAGCTTTAAATTTTCTGGAAAAGAACCATGTTGATTTGATTATTGTCGACCTTCGCTTGCCGGGCATGAACGGGACAGATTTTATAAACGCTGCCAATGTAAAATGGGAAAAGGTAAAATTTATTATTTATACTGGGTCACCCGAATTCAGTATACCTTTTGACCTTGCGCGCATACACAATGTTTCAAAGTCAGTGTTTCTAAAGCCTTTGTCCTCTTGTGATGTGATGATTGATGAGATCAGAAGTATGCTTGGGTGA